One stretch of Planococcus sp. PAMC 21323 DNA includes these proteins:
- a CDS encoding CHY zinc finger protein produces MTHYQRVIGIEVDAETRCIHYHSPIDRIAIKFFCCQSYFPCFECHQATGCGEHQVWPKERFSEKAVLCGTCGSELSITEYLSCASTCPNCSSLFNPGCSLHKHLYFE; encoded by the coding sequence ATGACTCACTATCAACGAGTAATAGGGATTGAAGTAGATGCGGAAACTCGTTGCATCCACTACCACTCCCCTATTGACCGGATTGCGATAAAGTTTTTTTGCTGCCAATCATATTTCCCTTGCTTTGAATGTCACCAAGCTACAGGTTGTGGTGAGCATCAAGTATGGCCGAAAGAGCGGTTTTCGGAAAAGGCAGTGTTGTGTGGCACATGCGGGTCTGAATTATCCATCACGGAGTATTTGTCGTGTGCATCCACCTGCCCAAACTGCTCTTCGCTGTTTAATCCCGGCTGCAGCTTACACAAACACCTTTATTTTGAGTAA
- a CDS encoding GNAT family N-acetyltransferase translates to MIKKREVTLHRYSSKRLLGYDLPTHQLEFTRLPTEIIEKDAKDPLKHFIIIRARGEDAGFFELDESDDRKKYSNNPKALLLRGFSVNPKYQGRGIATGSIYALPEFLEMEFPEFDQVVLGVNARNIPAQRLYHKAGFEDTGRRIMRSKGEHIVMSLHTQKAK, encoded by the coding sequence ATGATTAAAAAAAGAGAAGTAACATTGCATCGTTATTCTTCGAAACGATTGCTCGGCTATGATTTGCCGACACATCAATTAGAGTTTACAAGGCTGCCTACAGAAATTATTGAAAAAGATGCAAAAGATCCGCTAAAGCATTTTATTATCATTCGAGCACGGGGAGAAGACGCGGGTTTTTTCGAATTGGATGAATCAGATGATCGAAAAAAATACTCGAACAATCCAAAAGCATTACTGCTCCGAGGATTTTCGGTAAATCCTAAATATCAGGGAAGAGGAATCGCGACAGGATCTATTTATGCGCTTCCCGAGTTTTTAGAAATGGAGTTTCCCGAGTTTGACCAGGTAGTATTAGGAGTCAATGCTCGCAATATCCCTGCACAGCGCTTATACCATAAAGCGGGGTTTGAAGATACGGGTAGGCGAATCATGCGTTCTAAAGGCGAGCACATTGTCATGTCCTTACACACCCAAAAAGCCAAGTGA
- a CDS encoding metallophosphoesterase has protein sequence MKKIILVILFALVLWGGVWSSNKWIETTEYTIVSEAVPAAFDGAKIVQISDLHNATFGKNQSNLIEEIQSVKPDAIFLTGDFIDSNRFDLSASLVIIDELVKMNKVYYVTGNHEIASNQVEEIAAALQERGVTVLANESVEWEKDGDTIQIAGIDDPLSEPTKHEDEVMHDSLESARLTDDFTLLLVHRPEYLSTYAEFGVDVVFAGHAHGGQVRIPGIGGLYASGQGWFPKVTEGVFEEDQSQMVVSRGLGNSTFPIRIFNRPEVVVVTLKKE, from the coding sequence ATGAAGAAAATCATACTCGTTATTTTGTTCGCACTAGTCTTATGGGGTGGCGTTTGGAGCAGTAATAAGTGGATAGAGACCACTGAATATACGATAGTATCTGAAGCGGTGCCAGCTGCTTTTGACGGGGCTAAAATTGTTCAAATATCTGATTTACACAATGCGACTTTTGGAAAAAATCAATCTAATTTAATAGAGGAAATACAGTCTGTCAAACCAGATGCTATTTTTTTGACAGGAGACTTTATCGATAGTAACCGCTTTGATTTGTCAGCTAGCTTAGTAATAATAGATGAACTGGTAAAAATGAATAAAGTATACTATGTCACCGGAAATCATGAAATAGCTTCTAATCAAGTAGAAGAAATTGCGGCTGCTTTGCAAGAACGCGGTGTTACTGTTTTAGCAAACGAATCAGTGGAATGGGAAAAGGATGGGGACACGATTCAGATTGCGGGAATTGATGATCCATTGAGCGAACCTACAAAGCACGAAGATGAGGTTATGCATGATTCTCTTGAATCTGCTCGTTTGACCGATGACTTTACTTTGTTATTGGTACATCGTCCTGAATACTTATCTACTTATGCCGAATTTGGAGTTGATGTTGTTTTCGCTGGACATGCTCACGGCGGGCAAGTGCGTATTCCGGGTATTGGCGGGTTGTATGCATCTGGACAAGGATGGTTTCCAAAAGTAACAGAAGGAGTTTTTGAGGAAGATCAATCGCAAATGGTCGTTAGTCGTGGGTTGGGGAATAGTACTTTTCCCATTCGAATTTTCAATCGTCCCGAAGTTGTTGTTGTGACATTGAAAAAAGAATAG
- a CDS encoding VOC family protein: protein MLHHVELNVSHLGEAKSFYSKLLPPLGYSLFQEWEEGVSYKAGATYLVFVQTEEKFLQVPYHRKETGLNHLAFHAKSREHVDEMTLKVEQLGARILYKELHPYAGGPEYYAVFFEGPDRLKLEIVAPTRTDLHV from the coding sequence ATTCTGCATCATGTTGAACTTAACGTTTCACACTTGGGAGAAGCCAAATCTTTTTACAGTAAACTATTGCCACCACTAGGCTATTCGTTGTTTCAAGAATGGGAAGAGGGAGTTAGTTACAAGGCAGGCGCTACTTATCTTGTTTTTGTACAAACAGAAGAAAAGTTTTTACAGGTTCCGTACCACCGTAAAGAAACAGGATTAAATCACTTAGCATTTCACGCGAAATCACGTGAGCATGTAGACGAAATGACTTTGAAAGTAGAACAACTAGGAGCAAGAATTTTATATAAAGAACTCCATCCTTATGCGGGAGGTCCTGAATATTATGCAGTTTTCTTTGAAGGACCCGATCGTTTAAAATTAGAAATTGTCGCACCGACTAGAACAGATCTTCATGTCTAA
- a CDS encoding ABC transporter permease: protein MNQFYMLLKKEWLENTRNYKIYWIPAIFIFLGILEPTINYFLPQILESSGGLPEGAVLELPVPNPEQILAAIMEQFQTIGVAVLILAYMGTIAGERKSGTATLLYVRPLSFRAYFLSKWAMASTISLVSIWLGFLSGYYYTFLFFGEVEWVKIVQLVGTYSIWVLFIMTLVLVASALAPNSGFAAAIAFATYLLLQLVDGLFGLNWTLSPVKIPQYGIEWLTGAPDRGSLWGAIGIAVLIMVLLFAVGSWIAKRNKAKTKV from the coding sequence ATGAACCAGTTTTATATGCTACTGAAAAAAGAATGGCTAGAAAATACACGTAATTATAAAATATACTGGATACCTGCAATTTTTATCTTTTTAGGCATACTTGAACCTACTATAAATTATTTTCTTCCACAAATTTTGGAGTCTTCTGGAGGATTACCAGAAGGTGCGGTATTGGAACTGCCAGTACCTAACCCGGAACAAATACTAGCGGCAATCATGGAGCAATTCCAAACGATTGGAGTTGCCGTGCTGATTTTAGCTTATATGGGAACTATAGCCGGAGAACGGAAAAGTGGAACTGCCACTTTACTATATGTTCGACCACTGTCATTTAGAGCTTATTTTTTAAGCAAATGGGCGATGGCATCTACTATTTCTTTAGTCAGTATCTGGCTTGGTTTTCTGTCAGGCTATTATTACACATTTTTATTTTTTGGAGAAGTTGAATGGGTCAAAATCGTTCAATTGGTAGGAACGTATAGTATTTGGGTGTTATTCATTATGACACTTGTACTGGTCGCAAGTGCACTTGCGCCGAATAGCGGATTTGCTGCAGCAATAGCATTTGCTACGTATTTGCTCCTGCAATTAGTTGATGGTTTATTTGGACTAAACTGGACGCTCTCCCCCGTGAAGATCCCTCAATATGGTATAGAGTGGTTAACAGGCGCACCTGATAGGGGAAGTCTATGGGGAGCTATTGGCATAGCTGTTTTGATTATGGTTCTTTTATTTGCTGTTGGAAGTTGGATAGCAAAAAGAAATAAAGCAAAGACTAAAGTTTAG
- a CDS encoding ABC transporter ATP-binding protein, which translates to MNIVEVEKLTKCYGEENAVKDFSFILEAGTSTALIGPNGAGKTTSLSMLANLLTPTSGNITMEKDLSIGFLPQYPQFFPWLTAIEFTELAAKLSGIEAKKARLQAVKTLEFVGLETSLTKKIGSFSGGMKQRLGLAQAIVHQPKLLLLDEPISALDPTGRREIMNLLKSLQQDTTILYSTHILNDAEEMTDQLLFMKDGFLIEQGSLEKVKEKHADPSIRIKFGNHTQALEFMSNQLWAHEVKTNLILIPVSEAGPTMQQVLHALSIAEQDVRGVEFQEASLEEIFLKVVADR; encoded by the coding sequence TTGAATATAGTAGAAGTAGAGAAATTAACGAAATGCTATGGCGAAGAAAACGCTGTTAAAGATTTTTCTTTCATACTTGAAGCAGGGACTTCTACTGCATTGATTGGTCCAAACGGAGCCGGGAAGACAACAAGTTTGTCGATGTTGGCTAATTTGTTAACCCCGACGAGTGGTAATATCACGATGGAAAAAGATTTGTCGATTGGCTTTCTTCCTCAATATCCCCAGTTCTTTCCTTGGCTGACAGCAATTGAATTTACAGAATTGGCGGCTAAACTAAGTGGGATTGAAGCAAAAAAAGCAAGGTTGCAAGCAGTGAAAACTTTGGAATTTGTAGGACTTGAAACTTCCTTAACAAAAAAGATAGGAAGTTTTTCCGGAGGTATGAAGCAACGTTTAGGTCTTGCGCAGGCAATTGTTCATCAGCCGAAATTACTTTTATTAGATGAGCCAATATCGGCATTAGATCCAACAGGACGTAGAGAAATTATGAACTTGTTAAAGTCATTACAACAAGACACGACCATTTTATATTCAACTCATATTTTAAATGATGCGGAAGAAATGACGGATCAGCTATTGTTTATGAAAGATGGATTTTTGATTGAGCAAGGTTCTTTAGAGAAAGTTAAGGAAAAGCATGCCGACCCTTCTATCCGGATAAAATTCGGAAACCATACACAAGCGTTAGAGTTTATGAGCAATCAGCTATGGGCACATGAGGTCAAAACAAATCTTATTTTGATACCGGTTTCTGAAGCAGGACCAACTATGCAGCAAGTTCTCCATGCTTTATCTATTGCCGAGCAAGATGTTAGAGGGGTCGAATTTCAAGAGGCTTCTTTAGAGGAAATCTTTCTGAAGGTGGTTGCTGATCGATGA
- a CDS encoding PLD nuclease N-terminal domain-containing protein encodes MDQTTMIMALVPLFIIQFALMIFALVDLVKNPNPNGPKWMWGIIIVIINILGPILYFVIGRRNY; translated from the coding sequence ATGGATCAAACTACAATGATTATGGCTTTAGTGCCACTTTTTATTATTCAATTTGCTTTAATGATTTTCGCTTTAGTAGATTTAGTGAAGAATCCTAATCCAAATGGACCAAAGTGGATGTGGGGGATTATTATTGTCATCATCAATATTCTCGGACCTATTCTTTACTTTGTAATTGGGAGGAGAAATTATTGA
- the msrA gene encoding peptide-methionine (S)-S-oxide reductase MsrA, producing MINQQMTIETIEKGIYSNQENWENATFGMGCFWGPEARFGSMSGIMRTRVGFAGGTSLVPTYRKMGDHTETIQIEFDPQVVSYTDILREFWRNHYPNRDNYKGRQYISLLHYHNDEQRQMIEAIRKEMEVELGEMIETEIAPFTQFTLAEERHQKYYLKRYPKAIDQLTALYPNSEMLVDSIFAARLNGFVKGFGTKDSMRKEINQWSIGEAEKASLTNIFLSLKW from the coding sequence ATGATAAATCAACAAATGACTATCGAGACAATCGAAAAAGGGATTTATTCAAATCAAGAAAATTGGGAAAACGCGACTTTTGGAATGGGATGTTTTTGGGGGCCAGAAGCGCGGTTTGGTAGTATGTCGGGGATTATGCGAACGCGTGTCGGATTTGCAGGTGGAACATCATTGGTGCCGACTTACCGAAAGATGGGCGACCACACAGAAACAATCCAAATCGAATTTGATCCACAGGTGGTTAGCTATACAGATATTCTGAGAGAGTTTTGGCGAAACCATTACCCGAATCGAGATAATTACAAAGGAAGACAGTATATTTCTTTACTTCATTATCACAACGATGAACAAAGACAAATGATAGAAGCGATTCGAAAAGAAATGGAAGTAGAACTAGGTGAAATGATAGAAACGGAAATTGCTCCTTTTACTCAGTTTACTCTAGCTGAAGAGCGCCATCAAAAATATTATTTAAAACGCTACCCGAAGGCGATTGACCAGCTTACAGCACTTTATCCAAACAGCGAAATGCTAGTAGACTCAATATTTGCGGCTCGATTAAACGGCTTCGTAAAAGGTTTTGGTACAAAAGATAGTATGCGAAAAGAGATAAATCAGTGGAGTATTGGAGAAGCTGAGAAAGCTTCTCTAACAAATATTTTTTTATCATTGAAATGGTAA
- a CDS encoding protein-L-isoaspartate(D-aspartate) O-methyltransferase, producing MENRRKEIIAYFREMDRSYFMDSNKDLASFDHALPIGFEQTISQPSLVLEMTLALDLQPGHKVLELGTGSGFQTTLLAAFADSVFTIERIEELHNRAKERLARLTIKNVHFKLGDGSEGWQEQAPFDRIMVTAAASKVPKELLEQLNNGGKMVIPVGTSVDQELLLIEKDSKGQLHTTSLNKVLFVPLKGKYEI from the coding sequence ATGGAAAATCGCAGAAAAGAGATTATTGCTTATTTCAGAGAAATGGATCGCAGCTATTTCATGGATTCCAATAAAGATCTTGCGTCATTCGACCATGCCCTGCCCATCGGATTTGAACAAACCATCTCACAGCCATCACTCGTTCTTGAAATGACCTTAGCACTCGATCTTCAACCAGGTCATAAAGTGCTTGAGCTAGGAACAGGTTCAGGTTTTCAAACTACATTACTAGCTGCTTTCGCAGATTCTGTCTTTACCATTGAACGAATTGAAGAATTACACAACCGTGCGAAAGAACGATTAGCTCGGTTAACGATCAAAAATGTCCACTTTAAGTTGGGTGATGGCAGCGAAGGCTGGCAAGAACAAGCTCCATTCGATCGAATTATGGTAACCGCAGCCGCTTCTAAAGTGCCAAAGGAATTGCTTGAGCAATTAAATAACGGAGGGAAGATGGTCATTCCAGTTGGTACATCTGTTGACCAAGAATTACTGTTAATCGAAAAAGATAGTAAAGGACAACTTCACACGACGTCTTTAAACAAAGTCTTATTCGTTCCGTTAAAAGGAAAGTATGAAATTTAA
- a CDS encoding MalY/PatB family protein — translation MNYNFDEMINRRGTYSLKWDGEELIKQFGLTERYDEDTIPLFTADMDLPVPQPLVDALHKTVDHRIYGYSVFPEEYFNAIQTWMKKRHDWTIEKEHIVYSPGTIHALNIAVKAFTNAEDGIMIQRPVYPPFTSVIEGNNRHVVNNALTKDDAGYYSIDFEDFETKAKDDNTKMFILCNPHNPTGRNFNEKELQKMAAICHEHNVLIVADEIHGDLLRRGEKFVPMAKVAAHNDHIITCTAINKTFNVAGLHCTNVVISDEELRTKFSTEMGMQLASPFAIAALIAVYTEGEDWLEQLKDYVDGTMTYIKEFLAEKMPQVKVEIPEGTYIMWLDFSEYGISAKEIHDRIYNKANVLLEDGDMFGEEGEFYQRICTPSPRPLIQEALERIAKEFEDISKK, via the coding sequence ATGAACTATAACTTTGACGAAATGATTAATAGAAGAGGCACTTACTCTTTGAAATGGGACGGCGAAGAATTGATTAAACAATTCGGGCTGACAGAAAGATACGATGAAGATACCATTCCGTTATTTACAGCGGATATGGATTTACCAGTACCGCAACCATTAGTCGACGCATTGCACAAAACAGTTGATCACCGAATCTATGGCTATTCTGTTTTTCCCGAAGAATACTTTAATGCGATTCAAACTTGGATGAAAAAACGACATGACTGGACTATAGAAAAAGAGCATATTGTTTACAGTCCTGGAACTATTCATGCGTTGAACATTGCTGTTAAAGCATTTACGAATGCAGAAGACGGCATCATGATTCAACGACCTGTCTATCCACCTTTTACTTCTGTCATTGAAGGGAATAATCGACACGTCGTCAACAATGCATTGACAAAAGATGACGCTGGCTACTATTCAATCGATTTTGAGGATTTTGAAACTAAAGCAAAAGACGACAACACCAAGATGTTTATCCTTTGCAACCCACACAATCCGACAGGAAGAAATTTTAACGAAAAAGAACTCCAAAAGATGGCTGCTATTTGTCATGAACACAATGTCTTAATTGTGGCGGATGAAATTCATGGAGATTTGCTTCGTCGTGGCGAAAAATTTGTGCCAATGGCGAAAGTAGCGGCGCACAATGATCATATCATTACATGCACAGCTATCAATAAAACCTTTAATGTGGCTGGGCTTCATTGCACCAATGTCGTTATTTCTGATGAAGAGTTGCGTACGAAATTCTCTACTGAAATGGGCATGCAATTAGCATCACCATTTGCGATTGCAGCATTAATCGCTGTTTATACGGAAGGCGAAGATTGGTTAGAGCAGCTAAAAGACTATGTTGATGGCACGATGACTTATATAAAGGAATTTCTAGCAGAAAAGATGCCACAAGTTAAAGTAGAGATACCAGAAGGTACGTACATTATGTGGTTAGACTTTAGTGAGTACGGCATCTCGGCAAAAGAGATTCACGACCGGATTTATAATAAAGCTAATGTCTTGTTAGAAGATGGTGATATGTTCGGTGAAGAAGGCGAGTTTTATCAACGAATTTGCACGCCTTCACCACGACCACTTATTCAAGAAGCTTTAGAGAGAATTGCGAAAGAATTTGAAGATATTTCGAAAAAGTAA
- a CDS encoding type IA DNA topoisomerase: MKPVILAEKPSQAKAYAEAFKSTKRDGFIEIAPDPIFPEGAYITWGIGHLVELKEPKAYDPKWGKWSLAALPILPSNYQFQIARGKAQQFGIIKKLIFQTDTVINACDVDREGSNIFYSIYYHTGAKNKKIKRLWINSLEADEVRKGFQELRDNQQDLLLYQEAKARQISDWLVGMNGSRLYSLLLQEKGIREVFAIGRVQTPTVFLIYQREKEIEAFVPEPFYEIESLFVAEKGRYKGKVKLRAKERKEAEELLAKHAIGAKEEGVVTQVKTAEKRTPPPQLHSLSTLQAAANRKWKYSPAKVLSVMQGLYEKKLVSYPRTDTQHITPGEFSYLAGQVEKYQQIIHAPFPIASKTPKKRFVDSSKVQEHYAIIPTKTIPTARKIEGLAKDERNLYEEVLRTTLAMFHKDYRYAETKVTTEVKGLPFLTTGKTELEKGWKELFAVAKEAKQEPSLPELHEQERVMSTIDIKESMTTPPKPYTEGQLIAMMKTCGKFVEDVEDTEILKEIEGLGTEATRSGIIETIKRHEYISVTKNIVSITGKGRILCQSIEGNLLSSPSMTAKWETYLKKIGRGEGSAEVFLATIGKFIQKLLDEVPAQMQKNGLPAQLATPDAKDEIALCPRCKTGMIVSRRGSYNCTEYANGCKQSFPATFLKKRLTAKQIEYLCTKGKTPVIKGFVSKNGKKFNAKLVLEEGKLKMEF, translated from the coding sequence ATGAAACCAGTGATACTCGCTGAAAAACCGAGCCAGGCCAAAGCCTATGCTGAGGCGTTCAAGTCAACGAAACGCGATGGCTTTATTGAAATTGCACCAGATCCGATTTTTCCGGAAGGCGCTTATATCACTTGGGGAATTGGCCATCTTGTGGAGTTAAAAGAACCAAAGGCTTATGATCCTAAGTGGGGAAAATGGTCGTTAGCTGCGTTGCCAATTTTGCCGAGCAATTATCAATTTCAAATAGCGCGAGGCAAAGCACAGCAATTTGGCATTATTAAAAAGTTAATATTTCAAACCGATACGGTCATCAACGCATGTGATGTTGATCGGGAAGGATCTAATATATTTTATAGTATTTACTACCATACAGGTGCCAAGAACAAAAAAATTAAACGCTTGTGGATTAATTCATTAGAAGCAGATGAAGTTAGAAAAGGTTTTCAAGAGTTGCGGGATAACCAGCAAGACTTGTTATTGTATCAAGAAGCAAAAGCGCGTCAAATTAGCGATTGGCTTGTTGGCATGAATGGATCTCGTTTGTATTCGTTATTGCTTCAAGAAAAGGGCATACGCGAAGTATTCGCTATTGGTCGTGTTCAGACGCCTACTGTTTTTTTGATTTATCAGCGCGAAAAAGAAATTGAAGCATTTGTGCCAGAACCTTTTTATGAAATTGAGAGTCTATTTGTTGCAGAAAAAGGTCGCTACAAAGGCAAAGTAAAGTTGCGAGCAAAAGAGCGTAAAGAAGCAGAGGAATTGCTTGCTAAGCATGCAATTGGAGCTAAAGAGGAGGGCGTTGTGACACAAGTCAAAACGGCTGAAAAACGAACGCCGCCTCCTCAACTTCATTCGTTATCTACTTTGCAGGCAGCAGCCAATCGCAAGTGGAAATATAGTCCGGCGAAAGTGTTATCTGTGATGCAAGGTCTTTATGAGAAAAAATTGGTTAGTTACCCGAGAACCGATACACAACATATTACGCCTGGTGAATTTAGTTATTTGGCAGGGCAAGTAGAGAAGTACCAGCAAATCATCCATGCGCCATTTCCAATCGCATCAAAAACGCCTAAAAAGCGTTTTGTAGACAGTTCTAAAGTTCAAGAGCATTATGCCATCATTCCGACTAAAACGATACCGACAGCGCGCAAAATTGAAGGATTAGCAAAAGATGAGCGTAATTTGTATGAGGAAGTGTTGCGCACAACACTCGCGATGTTCCACAAAGATTATCGTTATGCTGAAACGAAAGTAACGACAGAAGTTAAAGGCTTACCTTTTTTGACGACCGGGAAAACGGAGCTTGAAAAAGGGTGGAAAGAGCTATTTGCTGTTGCTAAAGAAGCAAAGCAAGAGCCTTCGTTGCCGGAATTGCATGAGCAAGAGCGCGTAATGAGTACCATTGATATAAAAGAAAGCATGACGACGCCACCAAAACCTTATACAGAAGGACAATTAATCGCAATGATGAAGACTTGCGGGAAGTTTGTTGAAGACGTAGAAGACACAGAGATTTTGAAAGAAATCGAAGGTCTTGGTACTGAGGCGACAAGAAGTGGCATTATTGAAACCATCAAGCGCCATGAATATATTTCGGTTACGAAAAATATTGTTTCGATTACGGGAAAAGGGCGTATTTTATGTCAATCGATCGAGGGTAACTTATTGTCTAGTCCATCTATGACAGCAAAATGGGAAACCTATTTAAAGAAAATTGGGCGCGGAGAAGGTTCAGCTGAAGTTTTCTTAGCTACCATCGGAAAATTTATTCAGAAGTTGCTCGATGAAGTTCCGGCTCAAATGCAGAAAAATGGATTGCCAGCACAACTAGCAACGCCTGACGCAAAAGACGAAATCGCGCTTTGCCCAAGGTGCAAAACAGGGATGATTGTGTCACGAAGAGGTTCTTATAATTGTACGGAATACGCAAATGGTTGCAAGCAGTCTTTTCCGGCAACATTCCTTAAAAAGCGATTAACAGCCAAGCAAATCGAATATTTGTGTACGAAAGGCAAGACACCTGTCATTAAAGGTTTTGTTTCAAAAAATGGCAAGAAATTTAATGCGAAACTTGTTTTGGAAGAAGGAAAGTTGAAAATGGAATTCTAA
- a CDS encoding oxidoreductase, giving the protein MNNKTALLAGAGGLVGNEMLHILLTSSHYSHIKILVRHPLEITHEKLEQITTDFDKLDEYVQHFDVDDVYCCLGTTIKKAGSQEAFKKVDYNYPLKMAELAASQQAKNFLVITALGADSTSKVFYSRTKGQLQLRLKKLGLTALHIFQPSLLLGERKEFRLGEKAASSLSPLFSRFLKGKMEKYKPVEAKSVALAMYEVAQIERTGNYTYPSDRIEIISRKSAEI; this is encoded by the coding sequence ATGAATAACAAAACTGCTTTACTAGCAGGAGCCGGTGGACTGGTTGGCAACGAAATGCTCCATATCCTATTAACCAGCTCACACTATAGCCATATTAAAATATTGGTTCGTCACCCGCTCGAAATCACTCATGAGAAACTGGAACAAATTACGACTGATTTCGATAAACTAGACGAGTATGTTCAACATTTTGATGTAGATGATGTTTATTGCTGTCTCGGCACAACCATTAAAAAAGCGGGATCACAAGAAGCATTCAAAAAAGTAGATTATAACTATCCCCTTAAAATGGCTGAATTAGCAGCGTCACAACAAGCAAAAAACTTTTTAGTCATTACAGCATTAGGCGCTGACTCTACTTCCAAAGTTTTTTATAGCCGTACGAAAGGTCAACTTCAATTGCGTCTAAAGAAACTAGGATTGACTGCGCTCCATATTTTCCAGCCTTCTTTACTATTAGGTGAGCGCAAAGAATTTCGCTTAGGCGAAAAAGCAGCTTCGTCGCTAAGCCCCCTTTTCAGTCGCTTTTTGAAAGGGAAAATGGAAAAATACAAACCTGTCGAAGCTAAATCAGTAGCATTAGCAATGTATGAAGTCGCTCAAATTGAGCGAACAGGAAACTACACTTATCCGTCCGATCGAATCGAAATTATAAGTAGAAAAAGCGCTGAAATATAA
- a CDS encoding sulfite exporter TauE/SafE family protein gives MSIDFIIVIFLIGFVGSFISGMVGIGGSIIKYPMLLYIPVMLGFTAFSAHEVSGISAIQVFFATIAGVWAYRGSGYLNKTLIAYMGGAILVGSFIGGYGSTMLSEQAINIVYAVLATIAVVMMFMPKKGVDDIPLDQVTFNKWLAAGLAFAVGIAAGIVGAAGAFILVPIMLIVLKIPTRMTIATSLAITFLSSIGATVGKIITDQILYGPASIMIVASIIAAPLGAKLGQKMNTKYLQWILALLILGTAIKIWTDIL, from the coding sequence ATGAGCATAGATTTTATCATTGTTATATTTCTCATCGGCTTTGTTGGTTCTTTTATTTCCGGAATGGTAGGAATCGGCGGCTCGATTATCAAATACCCGATGTTGCTTTATATACCAGTAATGCTGGGTTTCACAGCATTTAGTGCCCACGAAGTATCAGGTATTAGTGCCATCCAAGTCTTTTTCGCAACGATCGCCGGAGTTTGGGCATATCGTGGTAGCGGCTATTTAAATAAAACATTAATCGCTTATATGGGTGGTGCTATTTTAGTCGGTAGCTTTATCGGTGGCTACGGGTCAACCATGTTGTCTGAGCAAGCGATTAATATTGTCTATGCTGTATTAGCAACAATTGCTGTAGTGATGATGTTCATGCCTAAAAAAGGCGTGGATGATATTCCGCTTGATCAAGTTACATTCAATAAATGGCTAGCCGCAGGATTAGCGTTTGCGGTCGGAATTGCAGCAGGAATTGTAGGCGCAGCGGGTGCCTTTATCTTGGTACCAATTATGCTCATTGTATTGAAAATCCCAACGCGGATGACAATTGCAACTTCCCTTGCTATTACGTTCTTGTCATCAATCGGTGCGACCGTCGGAAAAATTATTACAGACCAGATTTTGTACGGTCCGGCATCTATTATGATTGTGGCAAGTATTATTGCAGCGCCACTTGGAGCTAAGCTCGGACAAAAAATGAATACGAAATATCTTCAATGGATTTTGGCCTTATTGATTTTGGGTACAGCTATTAAAATCTGGACAGATATTCTTTAA